Proteins co-encoded in one Spirochaetota bacterium genomic window:
- a CDS encoding transcriptional repressor: protein MEQYKQYLEAKGISPSYQRLKILEYLDQNRTHPTVDEIYTALLPHIPTLSKTTVYNTLSLFVQEGLASMLVLDNVEARFDITVQPHGHFTCTQCGRVYDLDITRYVNMPASIDGHTIEQYQITLKGICKDCSSH, encoded by the coding sequence ATGGAACAATATAAACAATATTTAGAAGCTAAGGGGATTTCGCCATCATATCAGCGACTGAAGATTTTAGAGTATCTTGACCAGAACAGAACGCACCCAACTGTTGATGAGATTTACACTGCGCTCTTGCCACATATACCAACGCTTTCTAAAACTACCGTATATAATACCTTGAGCCTTTTTGTGCAGGAAGGCCTTGCAAGCATGCTGGTTCTTGACAACGTTGAGGCGCGGTTTGATATTACGGTTCAGCCACACGGCCATTTTACCTGCACACAGTGCGGCAGGGTATATGACCTGGATATTACCCGTTATGTCAACATGCCTGCATCAATAGATGGCCATACCATTGAACAGTATCAGATCACACTAAAAGGTATCTGTAAAGATTGCTCATCGCATTAA
- a CDS encoding heavy-metal-associated domain-containing protein gives MQFRVNDMMCNHCVMHITKSINAKDPAAKVQCNVTTKMVVVDSSLDESTVMQAIKDAGYTPQPVK, from the coding sequence ATGCAATTCCGTGTTAATGATATGATGTGCAATCACTGTGTAATGCATATTACAAAATCAATAAACGCAAAAGACCCTGCTGCAAAAGTGCAATGTAATGTAACCACCAAAATGGTTGTGGTCGATAGTTCTCTGGATGAATCAACTGTTATGCAGGCAATCAAAGACGCTGGTTATACACCACAGCCTGTGAAATAG
- the rd gene encoding rubredoxin, translating into MDKKYECTVCGYIYDPKEGDPDNGIKPGTAFKDIPDDWVCPVCGAGKDQFEPVD; encoded by the coding sequence ATGGATAAAAAATACGAATGTACAGTGTGCGGATATATTTATGATCCCAAAGAAGGCGATCCCGATAACGGGATAAAACCTGGAACAGCTTTTAAAGACATTCCCGATGACTGGGTATGTCCGGTATGCGGTGCTGGCAAGGATCAGTTTGAACCAGTAGACTAA